A genomic stretch from Salarias fasciatus chromosome 18, fSalaFa1.1, whole genome shotgun sequence includes:
- the LOC115405385 gene encoding phosphoglucomutase-1-like gives MENSPLQVVTVPTAPYPDQRPGTDGLRKSVCVFQSRRNYLHNFVQSILSSIDLRDRQGSTVVVGGDGRFFNQTAIEVIVQMAAANGVGRLIIGHHGIMSTPAISCVIRKYKAIGGIVLTASHNPGGPHGDFGIKFNTANGGPAKEAVSSKIFLISRTIEEFAICPGLKVDLTTLGRQTFDLENKFKPFTVEIVDSVESYANLLRNIFDFAALKELLSGDHRIKIRLDAMHGVAGPYVRKILCEELGCPANSAINCVPMDDFGGQHPDPHPTYATDLTDSMRDGQYDFGAAFDADGDRNMILGKHGFFVTPSDSVAVIANNIFCIPYFQHTGVRGFARSMPTSAALDRVAKATKIELYETPTGWKFFGNLMDAGMLSLCGEESFGTGGDHIREKDGLWAVLAWLSILASRRQSVEDIVKDHWLKYGRNYFTRYDYEDVDIDAACEMMEDLEMMIADKSFVRQRFAVEDKIYQVEKADNFEYTDPADSTISRNQGLRIIFSDGSRIIYRLSGTGRSGATVRIYIDSYEKELIFEDTQVMLAPLATIAVKISQLHHRTGRSGPSLIT, from the exons ATGGAGAACAGTCCTCTGCAGGTGGTGACGGTCCCCACCGCCCCCTACCCCGACCAGAGGCCCGGCACCGACGGCCTGAGGAAGAGCGTCTGTGTGTTCCAGTCCAGGAGGAACTACCTGCACAACTTCGTCCAGAGTATCCTGTCCTCCATTGACCTGCGCGACCGCCAGGGGTCAACCGTGGTGGTGGGGGGCGACGGGCGCTTCTTCAACCAAACCGCCATCGAGGTCATTGTGCAGATGGCAGCTGCCAACGGG GTGGGCCGCCTGATCATCGGGCACCACGGGATCATGTCCACGCCCGCCATCTCCTGCGTGATCAGAAAATACAAGGCCATCGGCGGCATCGTCCTCACCGCCAGCCACAACCCCGGCGGGCCGCACGGAGACTTCGGCATCAAGTTCAACACCGCAAACGGAG GCCCGGCCAAGGAGGCCGTCAGCAGTAAGATCTTCCTGATCAGCAGAACCATCGAGGAGTTCGCCATCTGTCCCGGACTGAAGGTGGACCTGACCACGCTGGGAAGGCAGACCTTCGATTTGGAGAACAAGTTCAAACCCTTCACAG TGGAAATCGTGGACTCTGTGGAGTCGTACGCCAACCTGCTGAGGAACATCTTCGACTTCGCTGCTCTGAAGGAGCTTCTCTCTGGCGACCACCGCATCAAGATCAGATTAGACGCCATGCATGGAG TGGCAGGACCGTATGTGAGGAAAATCCTCTGTGAGGAGCTGGGCTGTCCCGCCAACTCTGCCATCAACTGCGTCCCGATGGACGACTTTGGGGGTCAGCACCCGGACCCACACCCCACCTACGCCACAGACCTGACCGACAGCATGAGGGACGGACAGTACGACTTCGGTGCAGCGTTCGATGCCGACGGG GATCGGAACATGATCCTCGGTAAACACGGGTTCTTCGTCACGCCGTCCGACTCTGTGGCGGTGATCGCCAACAACATCTTCTGCATCCCGTACTTCCAGCACACGGGGGTGAGGGGCTTCGCTCGCAGCATGCCCACCAGCGCAGCGTTGGACAG AGTAGCCAAAGCAACTAAAATAGAGCTATATGAAACTCCCACTGGGTGGAAGTTCTTCGGAAACCTGATGGACGCCGGCATGCTGTCCCTGTGCGGAGAGGAAAGCTTTGGTACAG GGGGAGACCACATCCGGGAGAAGGACGGGCTCTGGGCCGTGCTGGCATGGCTGTCCATCCTGGCCTCCAGGCGGCAGAGTGTGGAGGACATCGTCAAGGACCACTGGCTGAAATATGGAAGAAACTACTTCACCAG ATATGACTACGAGGACGTGGACATCGATGCGGCCTGTGAGATGATGGAGGATTTGGAGATGATGATCGCTGACAAGTCCTTTGTGAGGCAGAGGTTTGCAGTGGAAGACAAAATCTACCAGGTGGAAAAAGCAGACAACTTTGAGTACACCGACCCGGCAGACAGCACCATTTCCAGGAACCag GGACTCCGGATCATCTTCTCCGATGGCTCCAGAATCATCTACAGGCTCAGCGGGACGGGCAGGAGCGGGGCAACGGTGCGAATCTACATTGACAGCTACGAAAAGGAGCTGATTTTCGAGGACACACAG GTGATGCTGGCGCCACTCGCAACTATCGCAGTGAAGATTTCCCAGCTCCACCACAGGACAGGCCGCAGTGGCCCGTCGCTCATCACGtga
- the LOC115406021 gene encoding leptin receptor gene-related protein translates to MAGIKALVGLSFSGAIGLTFLLLGCALEGYGVYWPLFVLIFYVLSPIPTFISRRVSDDTESSSSACRELAYFLTTGIVVSAFGLPIILARTSTIQWGACGLVMTGNAVIFLTILGFFIVFGGGDDFSWEQW, encoded by the exons ATGGCCGGCATTAAAG ctctggtGGGTCTGTCCTTCAGCGGGGCCATCGGACTGAcgttcctcctcctcggctGTGCTCTGGAGGGATACGG GGTATACTGGCCGCTGTTCGTCCTGATCTTCTACGTGCTGAGTCCCATCCCCACCTTCATATCGAGGCGGGTCAGCGACGATACCGAGTCCTCCAGCAGCGCCTGCAGAGAGCTGGCCTACTTCCTAACCACCGGCATCGTGGTGTCGGCGTTCGGGCTTCCCATTATCCTGGCCCGCACCAGCACG ATCCAGTGGGGCGCCTGCGGTCTGGTGATGACCGGAAACGCCGTCATCTTCCTCACCATCCTTGGCTTTTTCATAGTGTTTGGGGGCGGGGACGACTTCAGCTGGGAACAGTGGTAG
- the LOC115405534 gene encoding angiopoietin-related protein 3-like, with protein sequence MRVALIPVVLVLAAACIPAASRGLSSLPDAAAATDAPSRFAALDDVRLLASGLLQLGQSLREFVQKTKGQINDILQKLNIFDHSFYRLSVLASEIKEEEEELKKTTVVLKANNEEIKGLSEEINSKMDSILQEKNQLQSKVQGLEEKLSSLSNGLVTSEQLAEINKLRDVIHSQEQNILELLKAVTEQSDQLNYQRSKIKALEEKLTANMLAQETVERMTDNFNSEAPTLTPYLTPTSSSTGTVTSFPSDCSELFGRGELVSGLYAVRPSGSRPFMVFCDMSNDHGATVIQRRTDGSVNFDQTWEKYEQGFGDFQGEFWLGLSKIRSLVSQGNSVLHILLEDWKHNRRFIEYSFHLDGPEDNYRVHLTYLSGNLPDPLTNHSGLMFSTKDKDNDKHQGVHCAQQQTGGWWFDACGDTNLNGRYFHTRPKWRSDRRKGIQCGSGRKSSYSIRLSQISIYPASSSRTGSPASASSEAGNFS encoded by the exons ATGAGAGTGGCGCTGATCCCCGTGGTGCTAGTCCTGGCTGCCGCCTGCATCCCCGCCGCCTCTCGTGGCCTCTCGTCGCTcccggacgccgccgccgccaccgacGCCCCGTCCCGCTTTGCCGCCCTGGACGACGTGCGCCTGCTGGCCAgcggcctcctccagctgggccaGAGCCTGCGGGAGTTCGTGCAGAAGACGAAGGGGCAGATCAACGacatcctccagaagctcaACATCTTCGACCACTCCTTCTACAGGCTGTCGGTGCTGGCCAGCGAGatcaaggaggaggaggaggagctgaagaagaccaCCGTGGTGCTGAAGGCCAACAACGAGGAGATCAAGGGCCTGTCCGAGGAGATCAACTCCAAGATGGACAGCATTTTGCAGGAGAAGAACCAGCTGCAGAGCAAGGtgcagggcctggaggagaagctgagcAGCCTGTCCAACGGCCTGGTGACGAGCGAACAGCTGGCGGAGATCAACAAGCTGAGG GACGTGATCCACAGTCAGGAGCAGAacatcctggagctgctgaaagcAGTGACCGAACAGAGCGACCAGCTCAACTACCAGAGGAGCAAAATCAAGGCCCTGGAGGAAAAG CTGACAGCCAACATGTTGGCCCAGGAGACCGTGGAGAGGATGACAGATAACTTTAACAGTGAGGCGCCGACCCTGACCCCCTATCTGACCCCAACATCCTCCAGCACAGGTACAGTGACCA GTTTTCCGTCGGACTGCAGCGAGCTGTTCGGCCGAGGGGAGCTGGTTAGCGGCCTGTACGCCGTCAGGCCCAGCGGATCCCGGCCGTTCATGGTTTTCTGCGACATGAGCAACG ATCACGGAGCCACAGTGATCCAGCGCAGGACGGACGGATCAGTGAATTTTGACCAAACGTGGGAGAAGTATGAACAGGGCTTCGGAGATTTCCAAG GGGAGTTTTGGCTGGGTCTCAGCAAGATTCGCTCTCTTGTCTCTCAGGGAAACTCCGTCCTCCACATTTTACTGGAGGACTGGAAACACAACAGACGTTTCATCGAGTACAGTTTTCACCTGGACGGCCCGGAGGACAACTACAGAGTCCACCTCACGTATCTGTCCGGTAATCTGCCCGACCCTCTGACCAACCACAGCGGCCTGATGTTTTCCACGAAGGACAAGGACAACGACAAACACCAGGGCGTCCACTGCGCCCAGCAGCAAACCG GTGGATGGTGGTTCGACGCCTGTGGAGACACAAACCTCAACGGCAGATATTTCCACACAAGGCCAAAGTGGCGCTCCGACCGACGGAAAGGAATCCAGTGCGGATCGGGCCGAAAGTCGTCCTATTCCATCAGACTGAGCCAGATCTCCATCTATCCTGCGTCCTCCTCCAGGACCGGCTCCCCGGCCTCAGCGTCCTCTGAGGCGGGGAACTTTTCGTGA